In Ectothiorhodospira sp. BSL-9, a single window of DNA contains:
- a CDS encoding IS256 family transposase — protein sequence MTKSTLQAVSQPEPQATDPLHELLRQGARDLIAQAVEAELATFLAQYAEQRLDDGRQAVVRNGYLPERTVQTGIGDVSVQVPKVRDRSGGGACFNSSLLPPYLKRARSVEELIPWLYLKGVSTGDYQEALRALLGEKAKGLSANTVSRLKKQWEDEHTAWRQQDLSDRRYVYWWADGIYSKVRMDDRLCLLVIIGVTEHGRKELVAVEDGFRESADSWEALLTHLRERGLTTGPKLAVGDGAMGFWAALSKIYPQTDHQRCWVHKTANVLNKLPKSVQPKVKSDLQEIWMAQTREMAHQAFDRTLKCFEAKYPKAMACLAKDRDELLAFYDYPAEHWVHIRTTNPVESTFSTVRLRTKRSRSCGSRATTLAMVFKLLQSAQKRWRRIKHFQKLELVVNNVKFQDGEQVIDQSDRKAA from the coding sequence ATGACCAAGTCTACCCTTCAAGCTGTTTCACAACCAGAACCGCAGGCCACGGATCCGCTGCACGAGCTGCTGCGCCAGGGTGCCCGCGACCTGATTGCCCAGGCGGTCGAGGCCGAACTGGCCACTTTCCTGGCGCAGTATGCCGAGCAGCGCCTCGACGATGGGCGCCAGGCGGTGGTTCGCAATGGCTACCTGCCCGAGCGCACGGTGCAGACCGGGATCGGTGATGTCAGCGTCCAGGTGCCCAAGGTGCGTGACCGCAGTGGCGGTGGCGCCTGCTTCAACAGCAGTCTGCTGCCGCCCTACCTGAAGCGGGCTCGCAGCGTTGAGGAGTTGATCCCCTGGCTCTACCTGAAGGGGGTCTCCACCGGGGACTACCAGGAGGCCCTGAGGGCATTGCTGGGTGAGAAGGCCAAGGGGCTCTCGGCCAACACGGTTTCACGGCTCAAGAAGCAGTGGGAGGATGAGCACACAGCGTGGCGGCAGCAGGACCTGTCAGACCGCCGCTACGTCTACTGGTGGGCTGACGGCATCTACAGCAAGGTGCGCATGGATGACCGCTTGTGCCTGCTGGTGATCATCGGGGTCACGGAGCATGGCCGCAAGGAGCTGGTGGCTGTCGAGGATGGCTTCCGTGAGTCGGCGGATAGCTGGGAGGCGCTGCTGACCCACTTGCGGGAGCGCGGCCTCACCACCGGCCCCAAGTTGGCTGTGGGCGACGGTGCCATGGGTTTCTGGGCAGCGCTGAGCAAGATCTATCCACAGACGGACCATCAGCGCTGCTGGGTCCACAAGACAGCGAATGTGCTCAACAAGCTGCCCAAGTCGGTGCAGCCCAAGGTCAAGTCCGATCTCCAGGAAATCTGGATGGCGCAGACCCGAGAAATGGCTCACCAGGCCTTTGATCGCACCCTGAAATGCTTCGAGGCCAAGTACCCCAAGGCGATGGCCTGCCTGGCAAAGGATCGGGATGAGCTGCTGGCATTTTACGATTACCCTGCGGAGCATTGGGTGCACATCCGAACCACCAACCCGGTGGAATCGACCTTCTCCACGGTTCGCCTGCGGACCAAGCGCAGCCGGAGCTGCGGATCCCGGGCGACGACATTGGCGATGGTATTCAAGCTGCTCCAGAGTGCCCAGAAGCGCTGGAGACGCATCAAGCATTTCCAGAAACTGGAACTGGTCGTCAACAACGTCAAGTTCCAGGACGGAGAGCAAGTAATCGATCAGTCAGACAGGAAGGCCGCCTGA
- a CDS encoding EAL domain-containing protein, translating to MDKNRLRERARAILRDNVWKDIDVEIERGEVNLGHLMEELHTYHAELLLQSEALEEGERVTQRALTRFNRLYQGLPYPTFVINQRGHVREANGAALTLLAMDQQLFQHLALPDHRSELEKALDEAAREGSAERREIPLRGAGGRRLIADLKLIRIPGTYDEDTEFVCSVVDQTAAVEQRQALEDLNQRLREEQERYRILAQFSPDWDYWLGEDNRYCYVSPACEQITGYPAQAFLDDPDLMLRIIHPDDRAVYEGHLHAGSEDSHALLHFRIITPSDDVRWIEHDCRAVRDASGRYRGHRGTNRDITARHEAEEALQRNEAALTQLLDNVPEIAIQGYRPDGTVTYWNPASEHLYGYSIDEALGANLADLIIAPEDHEAFFQGMRDVREGEHLPTSEMLILRHREGHTLKVLTCHVVVQHAEDNLSLYAMDVDLTTRLRDQEWLWEAVQGGNVGLFEWRPDGDVFLSPELKAQLGYQDHELEDDLEVWRSLIHPHERDEAIRRFEQYTRQPQGRFHLEVRMHHQTGQWRWILHQASPVHGPGGHLRKILGSTLDVTERKLAEEQSERLAYAVEQSPGVAMLTDTDGVVEYVNQRFCDITGFSREEVLGQRPGMLRYGEKNVERYEALWATIRSGKTWEGEFNNRTRSGEPYWEQARISPIRNAREEVTHYIKLAEDISDKRALTKRLEYLAFHDPLTGLPNRNVMLDRIGQAIAQARRDRHTVAVVFIDLDDFKVVNDSLGHAQGDQLLIHIAERLRTLVREEDTVARFGGDEFILLLSSLTHAEDVIPVIDKLQAKLSQPISLLSNQICMTVSMGVAVFPGDSDRPEELVRHADAAMYRAKAEGRRCYHFYTQEMDAALQERMELDQAMRQALERDEFHLVYQPRVELVTGRTLSLEALVRWHHPQWGIISPGRFIPLAEETGFILSLGPTILRQVCEQIRHWKVRGVPTVPVAVNLSAREFREPGVVERILTVLAETGLDANDLEIEVTESAAMSSIEQTIHTLTELNARGVRISIDDFGTAYSSLNYLKRLPVYAIKIDRSFVSDMEEDPAHHPEDAAIIRAIIGLGETLGMNVIAEGIENIVQRDFLLDHGCMQGQGYLFSRPMPAEDMERSLIVKKIFDAGAS from the coding sequence ATGGACAAGAATCGGTTACGCGAGCGTGCCCGGGCCATACTACGCGACAATGTATGGAAGGATATCGACGTGGAGATCGAGCGGGGCGAAGTCAATCTGGGCCACCTCATGGAAGAATTGCATACCTACCACGCTGAACTTCTCCTGCAGTCTGAAGCCCTGGAAGAAGGGGAACGAGTTACTCAACGTGCGCTGACGCGGTTCAATCGCCTCTATCAGGGCCTCCCATACCCCACCTTTGTGATCAACCAACGTGGCCATGTACGAGAGGCCAATGGCGCCGCACTGACGTTGCTGGCGATGGATCAGCAACTATTTCAGCATCTGGCACTACCCGATCATCGCAGTGAACTGGAAAAGGCGCTGGACGAGGCTGCCCGCGAAGGGTCCGCTGAACGCCGTGAGATCCCACTGCGCGGTGCCGGCGGGCGGCGGCTGATCGCCGACCTCAAGCTCATCCGCATCCCGGGTACCTACGATGAAGACACAGAGTTCGTCTGCAGTGTGGTGGACCAGACCGCCGCCGTGGAGCAGCGGCAGGCCCTGGAGGATCTGAACCAGCGGCTGCGTGAAGAGCAGGAGCGCTATCGGATCCTGGCGCAGTTCTCACCCGACTGGGATTACTGGCTGGGTGAGGACAACCGTTACTGCTATGTGTCACCCGCCTGCGAACAGATCACCGGTTATCCCGCGCAGGCCTTTCTGGACGATCCGGACCTCATGTTGCGCATCATCCATCCGGATGATCGGGCGGTGTATGAAGGACATCTGCACGCGGGCAGTGAGGACAGCCACGCGCTACTGCATTTTCGCATCATCACGCCGTCAGACGATGTCCGTTGGATCGAGCACGACTGCCGCGCCGTCCGGGATGCGTCGGGCCGCTACCGGGGGCACCGCGGCACCAATCGGGACATCACCGCGCGCCACGAGGCGGAGGAGGCGCTGCAGCGCAATGAAGCGGCCCTGACTCAGCTACTGGATAACGTGCCCGAGATTGCCATCCAGGGGTACCGGCCAGATGGGACGGTAACCTACTGGAATCCCGCCAGTGAGCACCTCTATGGCTATTCCATCGATGAGGCGCTGGGCGCCAACCTGGCCGATCTCATCATTGCTCCGGAGGATCACGAGGCCTTTTTCCAGGGCATGCGGGACGTGCGCGAGGGGGAGCACCTACCCACCTCGGAGATGCTGATCCTGCGGCATCGAGAAGGGCACACCCTCAAGGTACTCACCTGCCATGTGGTCGTGCAGCATGCTGAGGACAATCTGAGTCTGTACGCCATGGATGTGGATCTCACGACCCGACTCAGGGACCAGGAATGGCTATGGGAGGCGGTTCAGGGCGGCAACGTGGGCTTGTTCGAGTGGCGGCCAGATGGGGATGTTTTTCTCTCGCCCGAACTCAAGGCGCAACTGGGCTACCAGGATCATGAACTGGAGGATGACCTGGAAGTTTGGCGATCCTTGATCCACCCGCACGAGCGCGATGAGGCCATTCGCCGGTTCGAGCAGTACACTCGCCAACCCCAAGGGCGATTCCACCTTGAAGTGCGCATGCATCATCAGACGGGCCAGTGGCGATGGATCCTGCATCAAGCCTCCCCCGTCCATGGCCCGGGGGGACATCTGCGCAAGATCCTGGGTTCCACCCTGGACGTCACGGAGCGCAAGCTGGCCGAGGAACAAAGCGAGCGACTGGCCTACGCCGTAGAGCAAAGCCCCGGTGTCGCGATGCTCACCGACACCGATGGCGTGGTCGAGTACGTGAACCAGCGTTTCTGTGACATCACCGGGTTCTCCCGCGAGGAGGTGCTCGGACAGCGACCCGGCATGCTGCGTTACGGCGAAAAGAACGTCGAGAGGTACGAAGCACTCTGGGCAACGATCCGCAGCGGCAAAACCTGGGAGGGCGAGTTCAACAATCGCACCCGCTCGGGCGAGCCTTACTGGGAGCAGGCGCGGATTTCACCAATCCGCAATGCCCGTGAGGAGGTCACGCATTACATCAAGCTGGCGGAGGACATCTCCGACAAGCGCGCCCTGACCAAGCGCCTGGAGTATCTGGCCTTCCATGACCCGCTGACAGGCTTGCCCAATCGCAACGTCATGCTGGACAGGATCGGTCAGGCCATTGCCCAGGCCCGACGGGATCGGCATACCGTGGCCGTGGTGTTTATTGACCTGGATGACTTCAAGGTGGTCAACGATTCACTGGGCCATGCCCAGGGCGATCAACTGCTGATTCACATCGCGGAGCGTCTGCGCACCCTGGTGCGCGAGGAAGACACCGTGGCCCGCTTCGGCGGTGATGAGTTCATCCTGCTGCTGTCCAGCCTCACGCATGCGGAGGATGTGATCCCGGTAATCGACAAGCTCCAGGCAAAACTAAGCCAGCCCATATCACTACTTTCCAACCAGATCTGTATGACCGTGAGCATGGGTGTTGCCGTCTTTCCTGGTGATAGTGATCGCCCCGAAGAATTGGTACGTCATGCCGACGCGGCCATGTATCGCGCCAAGGCCGAGGGGCGACGCTGCTACCACTTTTACACCCAGGAAATGGACGCGGCACTGCAGGAACGCATGGAACTGGACCAGGCCATGCGCCAGGCGCTGGAGCGAGACGAATTCCATCTGGTGTATCAACCCCGGGTGGAACTGGTCACCGGGCGCACCCTCAGCCTGGAAGCCCTGGTGCGTTGGCATCACCCCCAATGGGGCATCATCTCACCAGGTCGTTTCATTCCCCTGGCGGAGGAGACAGGATTCATCCTCTCGCTGGGGCCGACGATCCTGCGGCAGGTGTGCGAGCAGATTCGCCACTGGAAGGTCCGGGGTGTTCCGACGGTGCCCGTGGCGGTCAACCTGTCGGCGCGTGAGTTCCGGGAGCCCGGCGTTGTCGAACGCATCCTCACCGTGTTGGCCGAAACCGGCCTGGACGCCAACGATCTTGAAATCGAGGTCACCGAAAGCGCGGCCATGAGTTCCATTGAGCAAACCATACACACACTCACCGAACTCAATGCTCGTGGGGTGCGCATATCCATTGACGACTTTGGCACCGCCTACTCTTCCTTGAACTACCTCAAGCGCCTGCCCGTGTACGCCATCAAGATCGATCGGTCCTTCGTCTCCGACATGGAGGAAGACCCCGCCCATCACCCCGAGGATGCCGCCATCATCCGGGCCATCATCGGACTGGGCGAGACCCTGGGCATGAACGTCATTGCCGAAGGTATTGAAAACATCGTGCAACGGGACTTCCTGCTCGACCATGGCTGCATGCAGGGACAGGGCTATCTGTTCAGCCGACCGATGCCAGCCGAAGACATGGAGCGCTCCCTGATTGTTAAAAAAATATTCGACGCCGGCGCCTCCTGA
- a CDS encoding outer membrane protein, translating to MLNHFFRKKSLVLALSLSGGFLAVPHSVHAQSIFSGPYLGGSAGLFSDFNADFEESDSSSQDTIRFGADDMLSRFDVRAGFGHVVPGSQVYFGAEVSYTVANAFDEEILSASDSEGRTTLDLEGDKGFAVKAKLGYVATPRTLLYWTMGYQQRNYELTVIGPDGRGSDDEDFSGVGYGFGARFALSDNVHLSAEAFRIDYGSESWMDGDTRLKIDPTETQFDVGLIYRFDL from the coding sequence ATGTTAAATCATTTTTTTCGTAAGAAAAGTTTAGTGCTCGCATTGAGCCTGTCAGGTGGCTTTCTGGCAGTCCCACATAGCGTTCATGCCCAGAGCATTTTCTCGGGGCCTTATCTTGGGGGATCGGCCGGGCTATTCTCGGATTTCAATGCAGACTTCGAGGAGTCCGACTCTTCTTCACAAGACACTATTCGCTTCGGCGCAGATGACATGCTTTCACGCTTCGACGTTCGCGCGGGATTCGGTCATGTGGTACCCGGCAGTCAGGTCTATTTTGGCGCGGAAGTCAGCTATACCGTCGCCAATGCGTTCGACGAGGAGATATTGTCAGCATCCGATAGCGAAGGGCGGACAACATTGGACCTTGAGGGAGATAAAGGCTTTGCCGTGAAGGCGAAACTGGGCTACGTGGCCACCCCCAGAACCCTGCTGTACTGGACGATGGGCTACCAGCAAAGAAACTATGAACTCACGGTGATAGGCCCAGATGGGAGAGGTTCTGACGATGAAGACTTCAGCGGAGTTGGATATGGTTTTGGAGCCCGATTTGCCTTATCCGACAATGTTCATCTGAGCGCTGAGGCCTTTCGCATCGATTACGGTTCCGAGTCCTGGATGGACGGCGACACGCGTCTGAAGATCGACCCCACCGAGACCCAGTTCGATGTGGGCCTGATCTATCGATTTGATCTATAG
- the rfaH gene encoding transcription/translation regulatory transformer protein RfaH has protein sequence MRDHWYLVFCKPRKEMQAAKGLEEQEYAVYLPRLRRRARRSRRISELEEPLFPRYLFVSPSYGEQSLAPVRSTRGVSHLVRFGGECVPVAGELIEALRKREDPQTGCHHLNLAPLQPGQRVMITAGPLAGMEAIFQAQNSEERVIVLLNCLGRGTRTQVDRHAIAV, from the coding sequence ATGCGTGATCATTGGTATTTGGTGTTTTGCAAGCCAAGAAAAGAGATGCAGGCTGCGAAAGGCCTGGAGGAACAGGAGTATGCCGTCTACCTGCCACGGCTGAGACGTCGGGCCCGCCGATCGCGGCGCATCTCTGAGCTGGAGGAGCCGCTGTTCCCGCGATATCTATTTGTGTCCCCCAGTTACGGTGAACAGTCTCTGGCCCCTGTTCGTTCCACGCGAGGAGTGAGCCACCTGGTGCGTTTTGGCGGGGAATGCGTACCTGTGGCTGGGGAGTTGATCGAAGCACTGCGTAAGCGAGAAGACCCGCAAACTGGCTGCCATCATTTGAACCTTGCCCCCTTGCAACCGGGACAGAGGGTGATGATCACTGCAGGCCCTCTGGCTGGCATGGAGGCAATCTTCCAGGCCCAGAACAGTGAGGAGCGAGTGATCGTGCTGCTCAACTGCCTGGGCCGGGGCACCCGCACCCAGGTGGACCGCCACGCCATAGCTGTTTGA